The DNA window CTTGTTGTGAAATTTGCTTAGCCAGTACTTTGTCAATGTGACATAATTGGTTAAGCAAATCTTTACAAGACTTAACAGCAATATTATGAGGAGAATTAAGAGATTTACCCACATGAGATAAAAACATAATCCTTTCcattattcactttttccaATTGCGAAATCCTCCTGATGTGAATGGACTTGATTTTctagaaaataaataacatgGAAGGCAAAATGCAGTATCCACTTCTGGCGAATATTCTAACCAAGAAAAACTCTTAAACCAATGAGCTCTGAAACGACAAGGATGACTTTCAAGACCAGAAAGAGGGTACTTATCCATAATAAATTGATATGGTCCAAACTTTATATATGCTCTATGGATTTcatcttgttgattgataggaTAATTCCAAATTCGCGGACGCTTTCCGGGATCACGCATCAATGTATCAATATTAACTTGATTTACAGTCCTTGTTATTTTGGAAGCAGGTGGTTGAATATATTGCTCAACAAGTTGTGTCACAGGTTGTATCTTAGGTTGTTCAATTATATTTTGAACATTACTCAAAGAATCTGAaactgaattaaaaaaaaataaaaataattgcatatatgttattttttaaaaaaaaaaatagtaaacctattgagcaataacaaataattttagaaacacaaatgtataataataaaaaataaagttattaatttatcttattattttttgttccaagTCTCACCCAAAAATAAGTCTATTGAATTTTGCTCTCACTTCAACCTTTGAACATTgtccattataaaaaaattaaattaattatttaaataaataatgtaaataatacttgacattgttattaacctaaaaaaattgagatataCCTCTGAGTCTTTGTTGTGTATCCAATGGTTAATATTTCGTTGtccatttcaaatttttttttaatggtttttttttaatgtactagtactaatttaattaataaaatgggCTATTACCTATTGGGCTAATATAAtagaactatttttattaattattagaatggGCTACCAATAAACAATAGCCCAAATACCCAATACATATTACAAATTTTAGTTACTTGgactatgattttgaaaaaagttaGAGTGGAGTGTGACTCGTAGAGAACATCAAAGActccaaaaatagaaaaaaatcacCCAAATatcttgataaaaaatattcacaatTGAAAGAACAGagaatgaaatatttttttgtaaatatttacaGAGAAGGCAATAAATGTACTGATTGCCTAGCAtgtaaaagtttaaaattagaTACTGAGTTCTATTTTTTGGATACTCCTCCAAATAAGATAGTAGCTTTTTTGTCTTATGATGAACAAGAGATAACTTTATCCCGTTTAATTTGTAACTAGGGctctctctttttggattttttaccCTGTTtttaaacccaaaaaaaaattacaagattCTGCAGCCCATTTTATTTTAAcatcatatataaaaaatacttaatattattaattattactatttagtaatttttttgaaaactcttGAGGGATTATAGCCACCTTAGACTCCCATCAATCCGCTTCTGAATATGAATAACTACAAGAAATAATTATCGCATAATAAGCTTAATTATATTTATGAGTAATAATAtacatctaaatttttttataaactaaagtttaactaaattaaataataaaatttagaataatattaattataactgatttttattatattagattAACTTAATTGAatatagttaataaaaaaatttaaatgtgtaacattattttatttgtatttaacacaaaaaataatttttcttacaattttaatttgaatgtaGAATATTATATTTCAATTAAATTCTAGAAAATTAATTGATCGCATTATATCCTTTCTCATGCAACTATAAAACGTAAGAAATATTGGCATAATATTCCCTGAGACTGTAGTGTGTATTTAGCCTTTATCTGGTAAAgtgtttatctttttcaaagtaGTTTATTAAAATGGCTTGTGAacgataattttttaaaaattataacaatGTTTGGCACAAAAAATGACTTAAACACAAACACTAACAATTATATTtggtaaaataaatttaaaaattttaagacatCGTAATAAAcatcaatataaaaataatttaaatatttattaatatttaaaattatattatattttttaattttaatataaacataaaccaattttaaaaactcttttttagtaatttttaaaagtattcttaatttttaaaaactacaaatatgaatatataattttttatttataaaatataaaataaagtaacacctttttaaaaaaattatcaaaaattggGTATTAAGTAAATTATTATTCTATATGTTAAAAATGTGcaaaaaatacttattatgtAATGGTTGAGTTTAaagaaataataacaaatttagtaatgatgattaaatattattattattaggttaAAAGTTCAATTATATGTGATTAAGTTTGTTTATTGTGCAGTAATTTATAGAAACCAAACATGTTTAATAACAAGCCAACAAGACCCAATGATAGTCCAATCCCATGATCAAAGAAATTGACTCATTCACTATAATCCATTAAAATGGTTGCTATCAAAAGAGGAAAGCCTCCCTTCCATCTAAACTAAAACCAAAGTAAATGAactcattctttttctttttttttttcttacacaAGTGAAGAATTCACCAAAGCAAGTAAGAAAAAGGAAGTCTGACTAAGGTTCAaatcgaaaaagaaaaaatggattaCCAAATTCAAGGAAGTCAAAAGTTAGAATTTAGAAACTAAGATGAAATCAAGAGGTAAATcagaaaatttttttcatcttgATACTTCATTGGTAACTTGTTATGAATACTCTCCTCCTACAAGCActgaattgaaaatttgaagaaagTAGAGGTTATGAAGCTTTGTTACAAATCAAGAGTAAAAAATGAAACTTGGAGTCAAAGCATTAATAAACGACTCagatctttaaaaaatattaaaaattgatgAAATAGAAACAGCAAGGTTTGTTTGCATGATTAGCTTTAATCACTGTTGCTGTCTTCTGCGTTGTTGCTGCTGTTGCTGATGTATTTGGGGAAGAAGAAGTCAAAGATGTTAAAGccaagttttaaattttgaaagctTTACTCTTCTATTAAAAGGGTAAATGGCTAGAGATTGATTTAAGGAGTGAACACACAAATTTGAGTCTTCATAACTTTCAAGTTAatccttcttctccttcagagttttacattaaatttgttgtttttcagtattcatctttctttgtttcttttcaaTTGGAAAAAGGCATTAAGTAAGGAATCAGTAAAagtcattgaaaaaaaaaaggtaaagagATTTATAAGAAAAAGTCAGAAAATTAGGTCAAAactcttttgtattttttttttgttttgtacgCATGATCATGAGGAAATTCTCTTGCTAAGTTGGGTGAGCACTCAGTGATTGCAAGATTAAAGAGTGAACCAAGCCAAATCTATCTTGGGTAGAAGTTGGGTTTGTCCCATAAAAAATTGAGTTGAATCCtagaaaaattagtatttaTAATCTTTGTAAAAGATAGTGAaaattcctccattgttgtAGGAGAAACTAGATGTAGGTCACATTGCACATGGTggccgaaccaggatacatggcTGTgtgattttcttttctatactctttttttgttttatttcgttaagagacaaaataaaagtGTCTCCTACATTGTATATTTCTCAAAAATCACAACTATCCAAAAGTAAATAGTTGCTCTGTTCTTAAACACATtgtgaaaaaacaaaataaaattatttcctGAATTTCAACTTAACAGAAACATCaacaacaaaatttttattctagTAAAAagcaaaaacccaaaaaaaataaaaaaaggaggtCATAGATTCAACCATCCTTTTTTCAGGCCATTCACAAACCTTTAGTAATAATACATAAAAGATGATAATTTATCTTCTAATATCAAAAGTATCCGGGATCATTACAAAAAATctttcaattaaattaatttagtcatATAACAGAGAGAACAAATTTGTCACCGCCGAATCTTCACTTGTTTTCTCTAATTTGTTTTCCTCTTGCATATGCTAACAAAGTCTAAAAAGACTAATGAACCTTTTTTTCTACAAATATGAAGCAAACACATCCAAAAACAAGGCAGGATGGAGCAGACAGATacacaaatataataaataaatataaataaataaataaaaactggAAGACAAGGCAGGATCAACAACAACCACCCTCAGCTTGAGAATCATTACCACCAGAAGTTTTAAGGTTGACATCGACCATATCATCTTGTTTCGAGGAAGATAATGTTTCCATTCCGGGTAACGCAGCAGCAATTTTACGAAAGAGAGCCTAAATATATTACATTGGTTTGAGATAAAGTAGTATAAATAAGTCCAACACCAtagaatatgaaataaataaataaagatacaTGGAGGCAAATGGTGTTACTCTGGTTACTAAAATTGGTGGCCTTTTGAATGATACATCCTTTAAAATCATTCTCCAAATAATCTTCCTAACAAATAgtacttaataaaaataaaaataaaataaaatagtgcTAAACAAAGGTTGGAAATGTATCTATTTAAAAGAGTTTTCACTTTCATTGAAGGACACCTAACACACTAGTCCATAAGGTATATAGTTGAAAATACAagattttatctattttttcttccatgcttaatcataaaaaaaatacatttaccAATGTTTATGCCACAGTGAACAACTTATTCTCAAATGTTCAACCTGATGGTAaacaatcaaattaattttctatgaCAAAAGAAGAGGGACTTAGTTACCTTTATGTTAAAACCAGCTTTTGCACTAGCTTCAATAAACATAACATTTAGCTCACGTGCCTTTTCTTCCCCGTCCTCTGTAGAGACCTGCCTGTATATTTAAGCAAAAAATATTGCTTCTAAGGATATGACTGTGCTAGAAATGagcaattgaaaaaaaaaatgtaaaagaagTTAACAAAGGCTGTTATCCCACATAGAAAAATTCTCTATGGCCAAACTATTAAAAATGATGAAGACAATGAGATGGTAGAGATGTGTatcttgtgtctcttttctcttGGGAGATACAAAAAGTAGCTTGAAAATTATCAATaagaatttctttgattttcctttGTTTTGGAAGCATAAAAAGTTTCTTTAAAGCTTTTGTTTGACCCCTTCTCCAagcatattttaatttatcctCGGAGTTCTTTGTCTTCTTGAGACATTACCCAAAACATAACACGTCCCAAGCTTAACACCTAGTTAGGAAACAATGTGGCAAGTATGGATATGTTTGATGTGTAAAAACTATGGATGAAACTCATCAATGAATCCTGCCTGGCTCTCTTTTCACCTTTGAATCAAACATGCCCTAAGTGTTGAATTggccatttaaaaaaaaattgcaatcaAATTGATCTTAGacaaaagagaacaaaaaaccAAAGCTATTTATTTTCATGTCAGTCTAACATTCATTAGCATCTACCTCTTGTCCAAAAGGTCAGTTTTGTTGCCAACAAGAACAAGAATAACATCATTGCCTCTTTCACTGCGCACCTCCTCGATCCACTTTACTGTGTTTAGGAACGTCTGACGGCCTATATCATAAGAATAAGTATACAATTAAAAAGCATTCATCAAAGTAATctagaaaacaaacaaatatcATGTACGCATGAGTAATTTCATCTCTAGGGATCCAAGAAGGTGGGTAAGAAAATAATCCTTCCATTCTCTTCCTCTATCATTGTCACATTTTAGTACATCCTAGTATTAGTATATTTGTCTACTAGATACTGTTTTATTCAGATACATTGATTCAATGTTAATGACTTACATAAATAGTGTAAGAGAACGCAGGTCAACTGTTCTATCCTCAAGCTTTATGAGTTTTAGCATGCAATCCATTTTAAGGTGCTTAACTTAGATGAAAATGAGTGTAAGGGTTCTGTTTTCtagatttttaaaatgaaattttcAGTCATGCTAAACGGGAATCACTTACATAAGAAGGAAACGGAAGACTTTACTATATATGCCACTTAGATGCATAAATATATTCCTTTCAGGGATAATAAGTCTTATTTATTTCTAGGTTCTGGAAGCAAAATTACAAATGAAAAACTCAACTATTTAAAGCATTTTAAACTAATTAAGGTTccaaacaaaaataactttaGTAGACTAAAAACCTCTGTTTTGATATAAAAGCTGCAAGCAGATATGATTTGTTAAGAATGGAATAGTTGAGACCGTCAGGGGAAAAAAAGATAGTTGAgaagaaaatatgatataaatgcCCTACTTGCAACATCATAGACGATGACAGCAACAGATGAATCTCTAATGTAGCTTGGAATAAGACTTCTGAATCGTTCTTGTCCAGCAGTATCCCTGTAGCacacaatatatataacaagtagCACCATGTTTAGTTGATTCATAAATTAATCAACTTCAAAACCTATTTTATGCTTTCAAGTAGAATTCAGATGAACAAATgagaaaatactaaataataatagTCAAAAGCCATTACAAACACATTATAGTAGGATTAAAAAGCTACAAAACAGAAGTCAATGAATTTAATACAAATGGATAGAATTTTCCAAAACAAGAATGAAAGAGCGTTGATTTTAGTAAACATTAAACATCACATCTTGAGAGTACAATATAGAGAAAAATTTCTTGATGTCATTCAAATATAAAGTATGACatacaaaagaaataaaataaagattaggAGTATGTAAGAATAGAAAGAAATGGAAGGGAGCGGTTGTAGATTCCTCAACTCCAtggagattttttattttacatggAAAGGAACCAAGGGGCCTGTGATTCGTTGAATGCATATACATTCCgggaattttacactaaaaataTCTTATATGGGAATGTGTTTTCAGTGTAAGTCCccaagaatttaaaaatattctacAAACCACATATCCCTAAGGGTATACAGGTGAATGTGTTTTTAAAGTATAAGATCCTGTGCTTACATTCTTCACGTAGGATAAGGGGAAATCACACTTTGTTATCTAAAATCACTGCATGATTCCAACATTCAGTATTCTAGTATATCCTTTATTTTAGTGAAAAGATTAAATGGTAACAA is part of the Arachis duranensis cultivar V14167 chromosome 1, aradu.V14167.gnm2.J7QH, whole genome shotgun sequence genome and encodes:
- the LOC107484285 gene encoding ras-related protein RABH1b, whose protein sequence is MAGVSVSALAKYKLVFLGDQSVGKTSIITRFMYDKFDNTYQATIGIDFLSKTMYLEDRTIRLQLWDTAGQERFRSLIPSYIRDSSVAVIVYDVASRQTFLNTVKWIEEVRSERGNDVILVLVGNKTDLLDKRQVSTEDGEEKARELNVMFIEASAKAGFNIKALFRKIAAALPGMETLSSSKQDDMVDVNLKTSGGNDSQAEGGCC